The segment GATCTCGCCGTCCTCGTCGCGGCCGACGAGCAGGCGCGTGCCGCCCTCGCTCATCGCGACGAAGTGCTTGAGCAGCGCGGGGCGGATCTCGTCGGGGGTGACGGGCGGGACGAAGCCGACCGCGCCACCGGCGTTGGAGACATCGGCCCAGAGGGAGAGCACGCCGTCGCGCAGGGCGGGGTCGATCGCCGGATCCACCTCGAAAGTAAGGGTCATGAGCGTAGGGTATCCATTACTTTCGAGGCACTCAAGGGGCCCGGGCCCGGGGTGCCCGGCGCCCCGTGCTTCACTGGAGGCGCGCTTGTCCCGTATGGGATCTTGGGAACTTTTCGGAACGTCGGAACGGAAGAGTGGGCTGACATGCTCCGCTACACGCTGATGCGTCTCGGCATCTTCGCCGGATGCTTCCTGGCCCTGTGGGGCCTCGTCTACGTCGGTGTGCTGCCGCGCGGACTCGGCGACTCGAACCTGCTCTGGGTCCTCCTCCTCTCCATCGTCATCTCCGCCCCGCTGAGCTTCGTCCTGCTGCGCAAGGTGCGCGACGAGGCGAGCGCCGAGGTCGTGGCGAGGGTCGACCGCGCCAAGGGCCGCCTCGCCGCGAACCAGTCCCAGGAGGACGCGCTGTGAGAAGCCGTCGCGGCCTCGTAAAGGCTGCGTAAGCTTCGTCACAGACCCGTACAACCCCGGACACCCCAGCCGGAGCTTCCAAGGCTCCCGCCTGGGGTGTTCTGCGTTTCGGAGGCGGAGAGGCCTCCGTACACCTCAAAGAAGGGCTTTGAGCTTCTCAAAGTTCAAGTGTTAACGTGTTCGACATGACGACAGCAGTGCGCCCCTCTCATGCCGTGAGCACCCCGCTCGTGGCGCGCCTGCACGTCGATCTCTGCCTCCCCCAAACGCTTCGCTGCGCTCGTGCAGGGGGGACCCCCAGCATGTCCGCGGTCTGTTGCCGCGAGCTCTGACCCGGCATCATGCAGCGGCCCGCGTGAAAGCGCGTGTGTGCCGCACCCCCGTCCCGTATTTCCCGATACGCACCTGTGGAGTGTGTCTGTGTCCGCGTCCGCGACCACGCCCGAGAAGCAGTCCCCGGCTTCCTCGCGCATACCGAAGGTTCCCTTCTGGGCCCAGATCATCGCCGGTCTGGTCCTCGGTGCCCTGCTCGGCTGGATCGCCCGCAGCCAGGACGTCTCCTGGCTGAAGGAGACCCTCGGCCAGGTCGGCGACATCTTCGTCCAGCTGCTCAAGCTGGCCGTCGCCCCGCTCGTCTTCTTCGCGATCCTGGTCTCGATCACCAACCTGCGGAAGGTGAACAACGCCGCCCGGCTCGCCACCCGCACCCTGCTCTGGTTCATGATCACCTCGCTGATCGCGGTGGCCATCGGCCTCGCCATCGGCCTGATCACCAACCCGGGCGCCGGTACCGGCCTCACCCCGCAGGACGGCAAGCTGCCGAAGCGCGAGGGTTCCTGGATCGACTTCCTGACCGGCATCATCCCGTCGGACGTCATCACGCCGTTCACCGAGCTGAACGTCCTTCAGATCGTCTTCATGGCTGCGGTTGCGGGCATCGCCGCCCTCCAGCTGGGCGACAAGGCGAAGCCGATCCTCACCCTCTCCGAGTCGATCCTGGAGCTGCTCCAGAAGGCCCTGTGGTGGGTCATCCGCCTCGCCCCGATCGGCACCGTCGGCCTCATCGGCTTCGCCATCGCGGACTACGGCTGGGACCTGATCGGCAAGTACGCGACCTTCACCGCCGACGTCTACATCGGCTGCGCTCTGGTCATGTTCGGCGTCTACCCGCTGCTCCTCGCGACGGTCGCCAAGGTCAACCCGGTCCAGTTCTACAAGGGCGCCTGGCCGGCCATCCAGCTGGCCTTCGTCTCCCGCTCCTCGGTCGGCACCATGCCGGTCACCCAGAAGGTCACCGAGCGCCTCGGCGTCCCGAAGGAGTACGCCTCCTTCTCCGTCCCGTTCGGCGCCACCACCAAGATGGACGGCTGCGCCGCGATCTACCCGGCGCTCGCCGCGATCTTCATCGCGCAGATCTTCGACGTGCAGCTCGGCATCGGCGACTACCTGCTCATCGCCTTCGTCTCGGTCATCGGCTCGGCGGCCACCGCCGGTCTGACGGGTGCGACGGTCATGCTGACCCTGACCCTCTCCACCCTGGGCCTGCCCCTGGAGGGCGTCGGCCTGCTCATGGCGATCGACCCGATCCTCGACATGATGCGGACCGCCACCAACGTCGCCGGCCAGGCGCTGGTCCCGGTGATCGTCTCCGCCAAGGAGAAGATCCTCGACATCGACAAGTACAACGGGGCGTCCTCCTCGCCCGTCGACGACCGCGAGTCGGTGGCCGTCGCCGCCTAGGACCCGCCCGTCGAGTTCGACGAAGCGCCCCGGACCCTCGACGGTCCGGGGCGCTTCGTCGTGCGGGCGGGGAAGCGGGAAGTCGGTTGCTCAGGCTGCATGATCATATTTAATGACTCAGCGTGCGCTCCGAGTTCGCGGAGCGCGGGGACAACGAGGGGGAATCATGCTCGCGTTCAAGAGCAGCGCCACGTCCACCGGCCTGAGGAGGAAGGTGGCCTCCATCGCCGCGGCGTTCGCCATGGCGGGCACCGGCCTGGCGGCCAGTGCCTCGCCGGCCGCCGCCGGCAGCTTCGGGCAGCAAGTGGCCGTCGGCACCACGTACTCGGACATGATCTACGTGTGCGGGTTCAACCAGAACGGCGAGAACGTCTGCACTCCCTGGACGGACAGCCCGGAGACGTGGACCTACTTCTCCGGCTGGTGGTTCCACGGGCGTGTGAAGATCACCGGCTACCGGAACGACGCACCGGCCGGTGAGAGCCCCTGGCGGACGGCCACCTGCGACGTGCCGGAAACGCAGACCAGCAACTGGTTCCCCTGTTACACGTCCAGCCAGCTCTGATCGGCTCCCCCCGCGGCGCATAGGCTTCGCGGGGGCATCCGGCGGATCTCGGAATCAGGGGTGGGTCGCCATGGGCGACGGTGCGAAGGCGCGGAGGCTGCCGCGGGCCGTGCGGGAGCGGCAGATGCTGGACGCGGCCGTGCGGTGCTTCGCGCGGCACGGTTACCAGGCGGCCTCCATGGACGAGATCGCCGAGCTCGCGGGGGTCTCCAAGCCGCTCGTCTATCTGTATCTGAACTCCAAGGAAGAGCTCTTCACCGCCGTGATCCGGCGGGAGGCGCAGGCGCTGCTCGGGGTGGTGGCGGAGGCCGTCGTCGACCGGAGCGCGCCGCCCGACGAGCGGTTGTGGGCCGGTCTGATGGCCTTCTTCGCGTACGCCGCCGGGCATCCGGACTCCTGGGCGGTGCTCAGCCGGCAGGCGCGGACGCAAGGGGAGCCGTTCGCCGGGGAGGCGGCCCGGATGCGCGACGAGATCACGGCGTTCGTGGCGGATCTGATCGGGGAGGCGGCGCGGGAGGCGCGGGGCGGCGCGGACATCACCGAGCGGGACGTGGCGGCGCTCGCGCAGGCGCTCGTCGGCTCCGCCGAGTCGCTGGCGAGCTGGGCCAACGAGACTCCGGGGGTGACGGCGAAGGAGGCGGCCGCGACGCTGATGAACTTCGCGTGGTCCGGGCTCGGGAACCTCATGAAAAGCGAGCGCTGGTCTCCCCGTTGACTCTTACTTCGCAGTAAGGTTACCGGCTAGTCAAGGCAGTTGCAGGGTAGGCAACGTACCGGCGTACGGCGGCAGTTCGCCGTCGCGCGGCAGCAGTTCACCGACGCACGACCTCAGTTCATCGCGAAGACCGAGGAGCCGCACGTGTCCGTCGTCACCGCACTGTCCGAGAGCGAACCGGTCGAGCCGTACAAGACCCTGGTCGACGGGGTGGTGCGGGAGGTCTCCCTGCCCGCCCTCGTCCCCGTGATCCGCCGCGGCTCCCTCGCCGACCTGCCGTACGACAACGCCCGGCAGGATCCCGAGGCCGTGCTCTTCTCCCGCAAGGGACCGCAGGGCGAGTGGAACGACGTCACCGCCTCCGCCTTCGCCGCCCAGGTCCACTCCGTCGCCAAGGGCCTCATCGCCCACGGCCTGCGGCCCGGCGACCGGCTCGCCCTGATGGCCAGGACCACCTACGAGTGGACCCTGCTCGACTTCGCCGCCTGGGCCGCCGGGCTCGTCACCGTCCCCGTCTACCCGACGTCCTCCGCGTTCCAGACCCGCTGGATCCTCCAGGACTCCGGCGCCGCCGCCTGCGTCGTCGAGGACCCGGCGCAGGCCCGCCTCGTCTCCGCCGAACGGATGCAGCTGCCCGGCCTCGCCCACCTCTGGGTCCTGGAAACCGGCGCCGTCGACCAGCTCCGCAAGGCGGGCGCCCGGGTCGCGGACGA is part of the Streptomyces sp. NBC_00250 genome and harbors:
- a CDS encoding DUF4229 domain-containing protein, whose amino-acid sequence is MLRYTLMRLGIFAGCFLALWGLVYVGVLPRGLGDSNLLWVLLLSIVISAPLSFVLLRKVRDEASAEVVARVDRAKGRLAANQSQEDAL
- a CDS encoding dicarboxylate/amino acid:cation symporter, which translates into the protein MSASATTPEKQSPASSRIPKVPFWAQIIAGLVLGALLGWIARSQDVSWLKETLGQVGDIFVQLLKLAVAPLVFFAILVSITNLRKVNNAARLATRTLLWFMITSLIAVAIGLAIGLITNPGAGTGLTPQDGKLPKREGSWIDFLTGIIPSDVITPFTELNVLQIVFMAAVAGIAALQLGDKAKPILTLSESILELLQKALWWVIRLAPIGTVGLIGFAIADYGWDLIGKYATFTADVYIGCALVMFGVYPLLLATVAKVNPVQFYKGAWPAIQLAFVSRSSVGTMPVTQKVTERLGVPKEYASFSVPFGATTKMDGCAAIYPALAAIFIAQIFDVQLGIGDYLLIAFVSVIGSAATAGLTGATVMLTLTLSTLGLPLEGVGLLMAIDPILDMMRTATNVAGQALVPVIVSAKEKILDIDKYNGASSSPVDDRESVAVAA
- a CDS encoding TetR/AcrR family transcriptional regulator, whose amino-acid sequence is MGDGAKARRLPRAVRERQMLDAAVRCFARHGYQAASMDEIAELAGVSKPLVYLYLNSKEELFTAVIRREAQALLGVVAEAVVDRSAPPDERLWAGLMAFFAYAAGHPDSWAVLSRQARTQGEPFAGEAARMRDEITAFVADLIGEAAREARGGADITERDVAALAQALVGSAESLASWANETPGVTAKEAAATLMNFAWSGLGNLMKSERWSPR